The following nucleotide sequence is from Acinonyx jubatus isolate Ajub_Pintada_27869175 chromosome E3, VMU_Ajub_asm_v1.0, whole genome shotgun sequence.
TACTCAGGGGACCCTCTGGGAGCGCAGGCCAGGCTGGCTTGCTCTTGGCTGGCTGTCTAGACAGTGTCTGGCATGGAGGAAGCTGGCCCCGAGGCGGTCCTACAGAGGGGTGGCAACCTGCACGTTGCTGCCATCCGCACGAGGACAGGGGGCCTGTGTGGTGGTTGTGCGTGGTGGCCCCGGGACAGGCTGGCCACCACATGCCAGGTTGGGCTCCTTGGTGTCCCTACTCTGAGATGGGCCCCTTGGACCCCACGGTCTGGAAGCCGCCACAGGCTCCGAGGGCCCTGGGCGGAGTGGGATGCTGGGGTGCTCGCTCTATTGGCCCTCAGCTCACACCAGGCCCGTCACATGCGTGTGACCTGGCTGGCCTGGGGACGGAGGCCAGCCACACCTGCCTTGACCCTGTGAGCCGCAGGGGGTGGGGTCACACGGTCTATGAGCTCGTGGGCAGGATCGGAGTCTCCCAGCTACATCCTGAGTCCGACCTCGCGCTCGCTGCAGGTGACTGCTGGTACCACATCCCGTCCCCCCCCAAGCAGAGACTGAAGCAGGTGTCCGTGGGGCAGACGTCAGTGTATGCCTTGGATGAAAACGGCAAGTTGTTTCTGATCCTCAGTGACCACCAGGGGAGATTAGGGGTTCCCTGAGCTACCGCAGTGGGATGAGACCCTCACCAGCCCCGGGTCCCTGACATAAGACCTCGCTAAGCCACCACGAGGGGCCATCAGCCTGAGATCAGCCTCCGAATGAGTCCGTCTCGCGAGCCACGCAGGCTGGTCAGGGCTGCCTGGACCTTAGCAGAGGGCGTGGGGCTGAGGCCAGGCAATGCCGCGTGGCTGCTGGGAGCGTCTCCTAGAGGGTACCACTCGGGCCTGCCACGCGGGAGTCCCGCGGGCAGCTCGGGGCCGGCGGAGGTCACCTACCTGTGCCACCTCGGACAGGGATCTCGCCAGTTCCTTTTTCTGCTCCGTGGCTGTTGTCGCAAAGCAAGGTGAAGAGAGGGCAGAGTCAGGACTGGAACCAGGGCTTTGTGCCCAGgccctgttctctgtatttgtttaaAGAATTCCTTGTCCTCAGTTTCTCATGCGTAGAGAGAGCGCGATGGTGCCAGCCCGGCACAGCGGGACGATCATGCGGCTCAGGTGGAGGGCAGCGTGGAGAGGGCAGAGCCGGCTCCGGCCTGAGCTGCTTTCTCTCTGGGGACGCAGGAGCCCCCGGAAGTGTGGTCCGGCCCCCTCTGTCTCCGGCCCCATTCCAACGTTCTGGGCCCTTCTCTCCCCAGGAAACCTGTGGTATCGCCAGGGGGTGACGCCCAGCTACCCGCAGGGCTCCAGCTGGGAGCATGTGTCCAACAACGTGCGCCAAGTGTCCGTGGGGCCCCTGGACCAGGTctgggtgcctggggtgggggtggcgagGCCCAGGGCAGGTTTGGGGTGCTCCGGGTCCTTGCTCTGCTCTCCCTGTTGCCATCCCCACAGTCCCACTGGAGCTGGGGGCCGGGCTTCAACGGGTCTGCGTTCCAGGTCTGGGTTATCGCCAACAAGGTCCAGGGGAGCCATAGCCTGAGCCGGGGGACCGTATGTCATCGCACAGGGGTACAGCCTCGAGAGCCCAAGGGGCAAGGCTGGGACTACGGCATTGGGGTGAGCAAGGCTGGCCTGGGGCTGCGTGGTCACACCGTGTGCGCTGGAACCTGGCGCCGGGGCTGGTGGGAGGCCCCGGACACAGCCCCTCCGGGGTCCTTGATCTCCTGGGCTCTCCCCTGGGCCCCCGGCAGCGCGGGTGACGAGGCTCTCTCCTTCCAGGGGGGCTGGGATCACATCTCCGTCCGGGCCAATGCCACCAGAGCCCTCAGGGGCAGGTCCCAGGAGAGAGCTGCCGAATGCAGCGGGGAGCGGGGCCTCCCCGGCGCACCCTCGGGGGTGGCCGGCGTCCCGCAGGAGGCCCCCGGCCTGGTCCGCTGCTGAGGTTGTCTCCTCTCACCTGGAAGGAGGCTTCATGCAGGTGTGAAGGATCAAGGATGATAAGTGAGCCTTCCCGTCTGAGCCGTTTTTGGATGTGGATCCTTGAGGGAAGCTGGCCCGAGGTCACAGCCACCTCGGAGGCGCTGGCTGAACCAGCCCAGAAATGTGAAGCCTTATGGACGCTCCCTCGGTGTCCCTGTCTGCGAGGAGGGCcatggagtggggtgggggccccTTCATCCCTGCCTCTCCggcctgtccctctccccctctgcctcctgtcTTTCCAGAAAGGGaacctagagcctggagccttccagGGAAGCTGAACCCATGAGGCCCTGGGTGTCCCCAGACAGCACAGGGGCACTGCCCCTCACCCCAAGAAAATGGCTTATGGGTCTTGCGGCTACTTTGCCCCATTCTGTCATCTTTTCTCAAAGCCGGACTCACGGTTTAAGTTCAAAAGTTCAGCAAGAGTTGACAGCTTGCGAGtgaaggctggggaggggcatctTTTTCCCGGGTGGGCACAGGCGCCTTGGCGTGCACGGGGGAAGCTGTCCACGTGCAGAGAACTGTGGGCATCTGCCCTCAGCCAGCCTTTCCCCCGCTGGCTTTGGGGGCAGCCCCCTTTGTGTCTGATCACACTGTGTAGGGGCCGCAGGGACATGGGGTGTGCAGGCCGCAGCCCCGAACCCGACACCCCAGGGCAAGAGTCTTCCCGGCCAGGCCAGTAGGAAAGCTCCTTGAATGAAAACCAGCTTTTCTGCTGCTTTTTATTCAATTATGACCCCACTGGCAAAGCCTCAAATTTGCCTCCTGCAACCGGACACTTTGCCTGGAGGCCGTTAGAAGCCCAAGCCCACCTCTGCTGGTTTGGGAACAGAACCGACGCCAGCCTTCCCTGGGATTCCATCAGGAGGGGCCAGCTGTGCATCGGATCCCATTTGGCCACGCAGGGCGTTGTCACCCAAAGGCTGACTTGGAGGAGGTCTCGGCTGAGGTCCCCTCCCCCGCGGGGGCCCTGGAGGGAGCTGATGGTCTCTGCGTTGCGGTGAATTCTGCATGTGGGACCAGGAGGTGTGAGCGTGGGCTGGGGGACGTGGTCCTGTCTGTTTACACGTCACCGTCTGGTTGTCTGCGGATGGGCCTGGTGGATTTCTTTTACAGCAGCAAGCAGCGATCTGCCGACCTGCCCTCCGCTGTCTGCAGCCGCTTTCACCTTGCCCTTGCCCCAGGGCGACCGCGTCCTGCTGAGTGCCCACTGTCTACCTGCTCACCCCACCGAACCATCCTGATTCCTTGGATGCTCTTTAGTCAATAAAAACTCACACCAGAGTGTAAAcacatgctatttttttattgctaCGTTGTGATCAAAATGcagtcccctctcccccatccggCCTGGGGCAAAAGTTAGCAGTCTCGGGGGtgaaatctttcttttgttttttgttttaggacACAGCATTGGTTTCATTAGTACTTTGAAGGGGACCATTAGGAGAAATCAAAGCAAATTTGGGTCATTTAAGGAACATTTTCACCACAATCACAGCGGGGGCACCGGCCACTCAGTTCCAGGCAGGGTTTCCCACACAGAGAAGTCACAGTTCTGGTTTCTCAGCTCCAGTCTGCGGGGATCTCAGCCTCCAGAGCTCATGCAGGTCTGTTCTGCAGGCGGATGCGAGGCCTGGGTGCAGGCCAGCTGGCAGGGCTCGGGGCCAGTGGGTTGCTGGCTTTGGGCGCCCTCCCCGGGCAGAAGGGTCTTACTGGGCTTGGGGTCCCAGACAAGGTCAAGGGAGCAGACTCAGCAGCAGGCCTCACTAGCCCATCACCAGAACCTTCCTCCACCTGCCCGCCATATTTAACACCCCAAAATGCAACTGGAACCTTTAAGGGTCCTTTGTGACGTGGCCACAGGGGAAGAAGGACTAGACATCTGGGCCCAGGTCACCCTCTGGGAAGCAGAGGGGATGCAGGTGCCAGTTTGGGACAGATGGAGCCCTGAAGGCTGTCATCTGCTAGGGGGTGACCCACACAGAGCCCCTCCAGCACCCTTGGTCATCGGGCATAGTCCCCCGGACGGAGTGTCCACGGGGCACCCCTCCCTGTGCTTTCGGCTCAGTCTGTTGGTTCATTCAGCAAGTTCAGGGGTGCATGGAGCCCCTGCTCTGGCCTCGGCTCTGCTGGAATAAGAACCACAAGGTTTGCAGACCACCCACAGGGAGTGTGGGGCCCGTCCGTCCCGATCTCGCAGTGGTCCTCAACCTCGGCTCCAGTCGGTGGGGTGTCCTGACCACTGACCTTCCAGAGCAGCCACCTCTGAGGGGCAGGCCAGGAGTACCAGGGGTCCTCACCTGATGGTGCTGCGGGATGGCTGGGGTGGTGGGGCTGGCATTGGACCAGGCCTCCCAGGGGGCCTGGCATGGGGCCTGATCTGGAAAGTCAGGACCAAAGCCCCAAACGGCTGTTCTGAGGGCTGCTGCCTGCTGTCCTTGATGCTGACACCAAGCCAGGGAGGGGATTAAGCAGCTGGGGCCAGGAcccccagggctggggtgaggtggggaggggtgaggtggCCCTGCCCCCAGGCGGCTCGGCCCCCTGAGGGCCTCCGGGACAGCTCTGGCTGCAAGGTCTGGCCTCTTATGCCAGGCCAGCTCTACCCTCACCACAGCCTTTGTCACTGGGGTTCCTGCCCGTGGCAGCCAAGGTTGCTCGTCCCCTCCCCATATTGGCCATGGGCACAGGGATGAGGGAGGAGAGACGCCAAAGCCTGTCGGGGCCAGAAGTGTCACAGAAGGAAGCTTGGCCCGGGactgtggggagtgggggggggtggggggacctgcCAAACTGCCCAGGCCCGCCTTTAAGGAGCAGCACtaggcgggggaggggagctccTGCCACCCCAGGATCCCTCCCCCAGAAAGCCCTGCAGGCCCCCAACTCCAGCCAGGACCCGAGAACACCCTGCAGTTTTGTCAACCGCCCTCTGCCAGTGACACAACCACAGTAGTGACAAATGCAACCACGAGCAGCAAACGCCAAGGGAGGGAGAGCCGGGCCATTCTCCCAGATCGGTCTGTAAGCCCTTGAGAGCTGGGCTGCAGCCCCTGGGGCCTGACCCTCCACAGTCAGGAGCCCCacccaggaggaggaaggaaaagatccCAGCCCTTCTTCCTGCCAACGTCCCTTTAGAATTAATTTGAGGTAATCGGATTAGGATTTGTGGGGTTTTGAGAGTTTCTATCTGACACACGCTGAACTACACGCTTCAATCATCTCGGCTTAGCCACACTCTGTGTCCGTGGCCTTTgcttgctctgtgcctcagtttaccctgAACGAAGAGGCCACATTGCAGGTTGGAGGAGGACTGTTCCTGGGCCTGGGGCCTCAGCAGGAACTGTGGAAACTTACCCACATGGACCTTTTCCTggaatctccctccctccccccctctttgTCTCAGGAAGGAGTTGGGACTGGAGAGAATTTAGTTACAAAGGCCTGTCAACTGCAGCCTGGTCAGTTAAAAAGCAGGTCCTGGGACTTAGGTCAAGGTTCGGGCCTCCTGCTGCCCAGAGCCAGGGCCTCAAGCAGGCCACTCAACTGGTCTTGTCCCCTGGGGACCAGGCCATGCCCCAGGGAGGCAGCTGAGCGTTCGGGGAAAATGGAGCCGCTGGGGCCACGTCCACGTGGGGTGTCCCCACCAATCTGGGGCTCTCGGCACAGAGGCAGCAGGGCCGGGCCAGGCCGCGGACCCCAGGCCAGGCGCTAGGAGCCCTCCCGGAAGCTGTGGATCTGCGTGGAGTACCTCTGCAGGTGGCCTTCGGGCTGGGGCTCGGTGGCCCCCAGTGCACCCCCAGCCGCCGCCTGCTGCTGATAATGCTGGTAGAGCTTGGGGCCCGGGCCGTCCAGGCCCGGGAGGCGGCCGCTGGACATGGTCAGGATGGTGGAGGTCAGCGACTTGATGTAGTTCTTGGCCAGAGTGAGCGTCTCGATCTTGGAGAGCTTCTTGTCGGCTCGAACGTGCGGGATGACCTCTCGCAGCGCCTGGAAGGCGTTGTTCAGCTTGTGCATACGCTGCCGCTCTCGCTCATTGCTCTCCAGCCGCCGCTGGACGCTGTTCTCCCGCCGGCCACCAGGCCCCGAGGCCCCCGGCCGCCTGCGCCCACCCTCGGCCCGCGCCCCCTGTGCCCGCACCGTCCTGCTCCGCAGACCCTTGGCCAGCTCCAGCCCCGAACCCTGCTGGGGCCCGTCAGGGGTCCGTTCCCCTGCGGCGGCCTCTGGGTCCTGCGCTGGCACCCGGCGCCTGGGGGGCCGGTTCTTGGTCTTCATGGCTCCAGGCTGCTTGTCCCAGGGGGTGGCGGTTCTAAGGCAGGCCCTTGGAGCTGAAATCCAGAACACAGGCCACCCTGTGGTCACACGGCAGGCTGGTGGGCGCTCAGGGCGCCCAGTGGACACTCAGGGCAGCCGTCCTGGGCGGCCCCCTCACTGCCCAATGGCAGCTGACCACTTGGGGCACCGTGACCCCAGGGTTCTTCCCATTCACCCATGGAGCCCTGAGccaacccctcccccattcccgtTTGACCTCATGGCGACCCCTCAGACTTTATCTGGtgtcccgcccccgcccccccaactccACATGCACTGATCCCTGGACCTTTCTCTGGCCCCCGGAGCCTCACTGCCCCCTGAATGCCTCCAGAGTTTGGGTGGCCTTTAACACTTTTCTCAGAGCAGGTGGATCAGGAGATGTGGCAGGACTCTAGCTGGTCGTCTGCCTGTGGCTGCTGCGTCTGCCCTCATGGACAGGCACCCACTCCAGCCACCACACTGACCGCCGGATGTCACACATGCAGGGAAGACACTGGGGCCAGAACCGCTGTGGACATGAGGCAGCTGTCTGCGGTCAGAGGTCGACAGTGGTCAGAGCCTGCCACAGCCCCCAGTCCCACGGCGtggatgcccccctcccccccaacccaggattcccgtccccacccccacccggtcCCGCCCCTGGGTCCTCTCCCCTCAGTCCCGCCGGGATCCCCCACCCCTAGTTACCTGGAGATCCGCGGCTGCACGCGCTAGGGCTGCCCACGGGGGACAAGGACACGTCGCTTTAGCCGCCCCGGGCGGGGCCGCGGCCGCATGTAAATGAGcccgcggggcggggccggggcggggccggggtgcGCGGGTCTCTGCCGGCGGCAGGGGGCGTCGGCGCACCTgcgggctggggggcgggggccggaCGCCGTCCCCACTCCCCCCGCCGCTGCAGCCTCCCGGCTGCAGCTGGGAGCCCGGGCCCAGAGCCCATTCGGCggagggggagactgaggcctcTGCGAGCACGCCGGCGCTGAGGGGAATTTTCGGGACGGCGCCTGGCCGCCGCACCTGGCCTTGGGGCGAAGGCTCAGAACAGAAGCCAAAGCCAGAAGAACTGGCGGAAAAGCTGTTATGCAATAATACTGATTTCTCAGACAGGTAGTGGTCCGTGTTTCAGCGGCCCCTGCAGCACCCGGGGGCTTCGTGAGCTCCCCCACCACTCCGCAGGGCTCAGGCCCGCAGGGCGCAGGTTccggggcccggggggggggggggggtgtggagccCTGCCCCGCGGAGGACCTGCTCTGGCCCCACAGCTGCTTGCAGGTCACGGGGAAATACCCTGGTTGGTCGGTCATCGGTTTTACGAGGTCTCCAGGGGGCGAGAGGTGGTCAGCTTGGGCTTAAACCCGGCTTCCACCCACCTGCTCTACTAAaacgcctgcctgcctgcctcaggTTCCTCCCCTTTTACAGAAGCACTAAAAGGTGTTAAAATCAGCCTCTGGCTTCAGGGGTTCTTCTGGGCTGATGAGGCGCACCTGGAGTGCAGGGAGACGGCGTCTGGGCCCGGGTTCCCACCCCTTGTGACCAGCAGGTTCGGGGGTTAGGGGTCGGAGGTGCCCAGAGGGATGCTCGTAGGTCTCCATCTACTCCCTGGGGGTCTCAAGGGAGTTGGTGTGACTGGGGTTGGGGCCAGGCCTGCTTGGTAGGAGGCTGTCCCTCGGCTCTGGGCAGCTGGCGAGGGGGGCGGAGCGAGGACGGGGTGATGGAGGAGGCCGAGGTCCACCACGGGACATAGAAAGGCTGGCGTTGAACTGATTAGCCTCTTGACTTTTACAGCTCATTAGAGGCTATATCTCAGAAATTAAAAGGCTTCTGAAATTCATCAAGAAGGACAAAGGCTTGGAATTACAGATACACCTTGAGGCAGCACAGTCACTGCATCAAAGTTCAGTTTTCCAGTGAGCACACGAATCTTCATGTTCTCACGCAAAAGGGCACACTATCTCTAGAGACCGGGGCACTGTGTGTCCCAGGGCCTGCGGCAGGGCGGGCGGTGCCTGGTCACACACCCTGGGCCTTGCAGAGCGGATAAAAACACGAAACAAACACAGCAACagagtttataaatatataactatatttattttgaatattaaatagtttttaaattacaagCAATTTATTGAATCACACTATGCATCAATATACAGTAAAAatcttacaatttaaaaatgtacacaattTAAACTGAAAGTTCATTAGCGGTTATATTGCCGTGAACCTCTTACAACTGTGTTAAAGCCCGACAGGGAAGCCGCGTGGGTGGACTGCCCCAAAGGGGTCCTCATCTGCCGCCGGAATTCAACAGTGGATACACACACCGGCCCCTCAGGAAGGTCTGCGTGCGCCTGCGTGAGCCTGAGCAACTCCATGTTTTCAAGCCGTTCCGGTAACAGGTTGTTGGTAATTCAATACTGTCCACACGTTTCAGAACTTAGGTACCGGAGAGAAGTTTCTTTGTTAACAGCCAACACTTGAGCCAACCCCGTTACTATTAGGAATGTTGTGCAGGAGACTGAAATGTGAAGTAACTGCGTTGCCCAATCTTATTTTAAGGCTCCTTCTCATAAGGCTACTATTCTGAAGCCCCCGTCACTGGAGCCCAACATTCGGAGCCCGACACTTGGGTTCACTCCCGGAGTTTTCAGATGATGGAGGGCTGGGTAGGGCAAAGCCGGGGGCTGCCTCCCTCAGGCCTCGGGCCCTCTGGACGGACATGCAGTTAAGTCACTAGCCCTCCAAGTACCCTACAGAAAAACTAATACAAGGGAGAGGTTCTGAAAGGTGTTTTTACGGCAGCAAGACATACAAAGACTTTTCTAAGATAAAACCCATTTCTATAGAAACAATCACCTGTACGTTTAAAAATAGAACGGATGCTGTTTTCAATTCAGCTTCGTGGAGCTCCTTCACGGTGAAGAGAAATGGCTTCTTACCCACACACACAGTCCAAGTTCCAGAAGGATTTGGggagcgctttttttttttacatttctttttgtggcttaTGATGGGATCATTGGATTAACACAAATGAACATTTAGctaggaaggaaatgaaggtgaGATTCTTTTTATTCTGGGATTTGAAGTATGTAAACTCCACCAGAGTAACACTAAccaaaacctgatagactccaaaAGAGGCCAGGAAATGCCATTGTGGACCAGGCATTATAAACCTCAAACATATTATCTAGAGGATTCCACTGATTCATTTCATTGCA
It contains:
- the BHLHA15 gene encoding class A basic helix-loop-helix protein 15 — its product is MKTKNRPPRRRVPAQDPEAAAGERTPDGPQQGSGLELAKGLRSRTVRAQGARAEGGRRRPGASGPGGRRENSVQRRLESNERERQRMHKLNNAFQALREVIPHVRADKKLSKIETLTLAKNYIKSLTSTILTMSSGRLPGLDGPGPKLYQHYQQQAAAGGALGATEPQPEGHLQRYSTQIHSFREGS